The Doryrhamphus excisus isolate RoL2022-K1 chromosome 1, RoL_Dexc_1.0, whole genome shotgun sequence genome includes a window with the following:
- the LOC131141440 gene encoding uncharacterized protein LOC131141440: MPFGQSFCTLILPLLSLLGGLLASTSSLSLPAPKLIIHSWSTNSVVLVCQASEGQRGVHFTLFQSREEVASVELESPSEDVHFTVQLKKGTEPELFCCLYKNLQGLYSAVSPYLHIEQQRGVSPTSAIPSLPPPVLSLEPPSDKLPEPTLVLQQHTQVLNMLCTGSPAYPGAIFTLHLLDSQLPVSSHRVQATSHETTFPVPVQDTLVAFYQCQYSVLLGAKWIHSELSRPLAVSRGPPPPSTPDVPSVDWPLVLGSFSAVVLFLISVALVAVVIQKKVKAAAEEKKKRQEAKFWTEVHTKDHVVDLSVRCSSITSQEWANGNTTSRSPLWNSLSTFTNPIH, from the exons ATGCCTTTTGGACAATCGTTTTGTACACTGATATTACCTTTGTTATCACTATTGG GAGGACTCCTGGCTTCCACGTCTTCGCTCAGCCTGCCGGCACCTAAGCTTATTATCCATTCATGGTCCACAAACTCAGTGGTCTTAGTCTGTCAGGCCTCAGAGGGCCAACGCGGGGTTCATTTCACACTATTCCAATCCAGAGAGGAg GTGGCGTCGGTGGAGTTGGAGTCTCCTTCTGAGGATGTTCACTTCACTGTCCAGCTCAAGAAGGGAACTGAACCTGAATTATTTTGCTGTTTGTACAAGAACCTGCAAGGCCTCTACAGTGCTGTCAGTCCCTACTTACATATAGAGCAGCAAAGAG GTGTTTCCCCAACTTCAGCCATCCCGTCCCTGCCACCTCCAGTCTTATCGTTGGAGCCCCCCAGCG ACAAGCTCCCTGAACCCACCCTCGTTctccaacaacacacacaagtattgAATATGCTCTGCACGGGGTCCCCCGCATACCCCGGTGCCATTTTTACCCTGCATCTGCTGGACAGTCAACTTCCTGTCTCCAGTCACCGTGTACAAGCCACCAGCCATGAGACCACATTCCCAGTGCCAGTCCAGGACACACTGGTGGCCTTCTACCAGTGCCAGTACAGTGTCCTATTGGGAGCCAAGTGGATTCATTCTGAACTCAGCCGCCCTCTGGCTGTTTCCAGAG GTCCTCCACCTCCATCAACACCAG ATGTGCCAAGCGTGGACTGGCCTCTTGTTTTGGGTTCTTTCTCTGCTGTGGTGCTCTTCCTCATTTCAGTGGCACTGGTAGCTGTGGTAATCCAAAAGAAAG TCAAAGCAGCCgctgaggaaaaaaagaaaag GCAGGAAGCAAAGTTTTGGACTGAAGTTCATACCAAGGACCATGTTGTCG ACCTTTCCGTCAGGTGTTCCAGCATCACCTCCCAG GAATGGGCCAATGGGAACACAACCTCCAGATCCCCATTATGGAACTCCCTCTCCACGTTCACAAACCCCATCCATTAG